The Sulfuricurvum sp. IAE1 DNA window TTCTCCCTGAGTGCGGGAATCAACAACTTTTTCGACCGTACCTACGCAGTGAGCAACAGCTACATCGGCCTTACCACCATTTCAGAAGGGGCGCAACCCCTCATCCTGAACGAACCGGGACGCAATTTCTACGCAACCCTCGCGTACAGATTCTAATCCTTGCCCTTCGGGGCATTAGTGTTTTTTCAATACCTCAAATTTTTCCAGAAACCACGAAAAGCCGAACATCAGCCCCGGTGTCTTCGCCTTCGTCTCGTCCATCGCAAAATGTTTCGCTTCGCACCGCGGAATCTCGACCACTTCGATCGCTTCGACATCGATGCCGCCACCGTCGCTTACCTTCATCGAATCGTCCACAACCGCATAGTAAAGGGTCTGCACCGAACCGGCAAAACCGACTGCGGTATAAAACGACGTTACCCTCTCGATCCGTTCGAGCGGGACATCATAACCGCACTCTTCGAGAACCTCTTCGTGGGCAATTTTCCTGAGCGGTTTGTCTTTGTCCACAATCCCGGCGCAGAGCTCGTAGGTGTAACCCTCACCGTTTTTGAGATAAACGGGGGGACGAAACTGGCGTACGACGATCAGCGAATCATGCTCCGCATGGAACAAAAGAATCGCAACGCTGTCGTGGACCTCGACCATATCCCAGGTTTTCAGAATCCCGTCCTGGCGGTACGAAAGACGCTTTGGCCTGACGTAATCGGATTTTTCGCACGGCAGTACCGTAATCTCCTGTATCATCGGAAAACCTCGCTTAGAACGGTTTGGGTTTGAGCGTCTCGGTGTCTACGTAATAAGTTTCGTGAAAATCGAAATAGGGTTTGCGCACCGGTTTTTTGGTCAATGCGGCTTTGAACTCCCGGTCCATTTTGTTGCGGATCGCCTTGAAGGCTTTGGCCTCTTTTCCGCTGAACCCTTCCGTTTTTTTCTTCATGACGGTGAGCGGGTCGATAGGGGTACTGCCCCGGTACATCCCGAAATGGAGGTGGGGGCCTGAAGAGAGGCCGGTAGAACCGACATAACCGATAATCTGCCCCTGCTTGACCTTGGAACCCGATTTTATCCCGGACTTGAACGACTTTTGGTGGGCGTAGAGGCTGGTAAGACCGTTGGAATGGCGGATCTTGATCGTTTTCCCGTATCCGCGCGAATAGCCCGCAAAGCTGACCCGTCCGTCTCCGGTAGAGAGGATGGGCGTACCCGGACGGGCGCCGAAATCGACCCCGAGATGGGCGCGGTAACGCTTCAATACCGGGTGGAAACGGCTTTTGGTAAAACGGGAGGTGATCCGGGGATTGCGCATCGGAAGTTTGAAGATGAATTTCTCGTACTGCGCCCCTTTTTCATCGTAATAGCGTCCGTCGGTATGGCGGTAGACGGCGTAGCGTTTTCCTCCCACTTCGATCATCGCGCCATGCACTTCGGGCATCGAAAAGGGTTTACCCAGACGGTATTTCTGGGTATAGACCATGACGATGGGGTCCCCTTTTTTGATCCCTTTGCGAAAGTCGACCCGCCCTTTGAACATTTTGACGAACACCGACGCGAGATTTTTCGATCCGGTCGTTTTGAGGATGTCGTCGTAGGGGATCGTTTGCAGCGGAAGATAGAGGGTCTCTTTGAACTCTTCGCTGATAATCGGGATCACCTTCATCTTGTACCCTTTTTTGGGAACGTAATAAATCTGCAGCTGCAGTTCGTCATTGACGGGGATCAGAATCTGGCGTATGATGTTTTTGCGATCGACGAGCAACTGGCAGTTGGCGTTGTACGGGATGTCCTCGGTGAGTTTCTGGTCTTCCTTGTCCATGTTGTAGTAGACCGAGAGAGGGAGTTTTTTACGTTCCAGAAAACTCAAAAAACTCTCTCCGTCTTTCCATTTGAACGGCTTGACTACGGCACCGAAAAGGAGCATGGGCAATAACAACAATGCGAAAAAACGACCCATTCTCATCCTTCGGCAATCTACGCTCCCCGCACCGACGCGCGGAGAAAAAAGAAATAAATAATAGCAAAAATTCCATTTACAAAGACGTGTTAAGCTATAATCGCCCATATTTACTCTACGAAAAGGTTACCATGATGCGCATCTGGTTTATTTCCCTGGTCACATTCGGCGCCCTTGGCGCTTCACCCATCTCCACCCCGCTGCTTGACGTCCAAAACGACCGTGCTGCCGTCATGGGCAAAGAGCTTCGGCCCGGGATGAGCGGGTTTATCGTCCGCCATCTCGACGCGTCGCACAGCACGATCATCGCCAATGCCCTCGTTGAAGAGACCAACCCCTCAAACGGCCGTGCGCTCTTGCGCCTCAGCGAATACGACGGCATCCACCAAGACTCGCTCCCCGGCGGAAACTGGCAGCCAAAAGCGGACGATGCCGCGGTTTTGGGATACGACTATTCTCGGGCAATGCTCATCGCGCCCAACGACGACACCTACGATGCGATCACCAAAAGCATGAGCGGCGTCGAATGGGTTCATCCCGACATTTTTACCGCCTATCTCTCCCGCGAAGGGCATCCTACTCCCACGACCGAGGATTTCCACCGTTACTGCACGTCCAACTCGATCGGTCTGCTCTACATCCAAAGTGCCGAAACCCTTTTCACCCTCGACTGCAAAAGCTTTACCTATCTCCAGAGCGCTCCTTCACGGTCGGTATCGGAGAAGAGCGTGGTGCCGTTTTACACCCGCGTTCCGACGATCCGGGCGGCATGGTTCGGCGAGGGAAGCTCGCGCATGGAGAGTTACGAACCCCATTATCTCGAAGCGATCGTTTTAAACAATTCCAAGAACCGTGAGCTATATGAGTTGTTCAAAGCGAAATTTAGCGATAAAAGTGCACTATTGCGCCATTTCGACCTGAAGGAATAACGATGCTCTCACCCAGCGCAATCGAATTTTTTACCCATCTTCTGGGAAAAGAAAACGTCTACAGTGACAAGGCCCACCTGATCGCGTACAGTTACGACGCGACCCGCGAACGGTTTGAACCCGACGCCGTTCTTTTCCCCCGCCATGAACAAGACGTCAGCGACATTCTCAAATACTGTAACAAACACCGTATCGTAATCGTCCCGCGCGGTGCGGGGAGCGGTTTCACCGGTGGAGCGCTTCCGGCCCACGGCGGTATCGTACTGGCGTTCGAAAAACACATGAACAAAATCCTCGAAATCGACATGCAAAACATGGTTGCCGTCGTTCAGCCGGGGGTCATCAACAAAGAACTTCAGCGTGCCGTCGAGGAGGTGGGGCTGTTTTATCCGCCCGATCCCGCCAGCCAGGAGTACTCCACGATCGGGGGAAACGTCAATGAAAACGCAGGCGGCATGCGCGCCGCCAAATACGGCATCACGAAAGACTACGTCATGGCGATCCGTGCCGTCCTTCCCAACGGCGATGTCATCAAAGCGGGGAAACGAACCATCAAGGACGTCGCGGGATACAATATTGCCGGGATCCTTATCGCTTCGGAAGGGACACTGGCCGTCACTACCGAAGTGACCCTTAAACTCCTCTCCAAACCAAAAATGACCAAAACCGCGATGGGGATCTTCCCGACCGTCAAAGACGCGATGGAAGCGGTGTACAAAACGATGGCCAGCGGGGTTACCCCGGTGGCGATGGAGTTTCTGGACAATCTCACCATCCGCGCGGTCGAACAGGTCTATTCCAAAGGGCTCCCGGTCGAAGCCGGGGCGATTCTCGTCACCGACGTCGACGGCAATCTCGAAGAGGACCTTGATTTCCAGCTGGGAGTCATCGAACGGGTTTTCCGCGAAAACGGATGCAGCGATTTTCGAATCGCCCAAAACCAGCAGGAAGCTTCGGATTTGTGGTTTGCCCGTCGCAACGCGAGCCAGTCGCTTTCGGTTTACGGAAGCAAAAAGCTCAACGAGGACGTCACGGTTCCCCGCTCCGCACTCCCCGAGCTGCTCGAAAAATTCTACGCCATCGCCGACAAATACGGTATTAAAATCCCCTGCTTCGGACATACGGGGGACGGCAACGTCCATACGAACGTCATGGTCGACGGCAAGGACCCTGAACAGGTCAAGATCGGGTACAAAGCGATTGAAGAGGTGTTCCAGGCAACAGTCGACCTGGGAGGGACGCTGAGCGGCGAACACGGTATCGGACTGGCCAAAGCCCCCTATATGCACATGGCCTTCACCTCCGAAGAGATGGCGCTGTTCCAGTCGATCAAACGTGCCTTCGATCCCAACAACATCCTTAACCCCGCCAAGATGGGACTTGAATAACGGATGGATTACCGAACGGCATGGCGGCGGACGCGGCTTTTTTTCCTGATGCTTTTCGACCGTGACATCACGGTCTATGCGTCCAGTCTCAGTTTCTACACGATTTTCACGGTCGTCCCGCTGCTGATCATTTCGCTGAGCCTTATCGCCAACGTTCCCGTTTTCGAAGAACAGTACGCCAAAATCCAGATTTTCATTTTCGAAAACATCATGCCGGTCCATACCGCGGCGATCGCCGGGTACCTTGAATCATTTTTCCAAAATTCGGTTCAGCTGGGGATTATCGGATTTACGACGATGGTCGTCTCGTCGATGCTCTTTTTCCAAAACTTCGAAAACATCGCCGAAAAGATTTTCAAAGCCCCTCCCCGCCGATTCTGGGATGCACTCACCACCTACTGGACCCTGATCACTCTCACCCCCATCGTCCTCATCACCTCGATGAGCCTGCGTTCGTATATCCAGACCTCCTTCGGCGGTGAATGGATCGCCACCGTGTTGTCGGTTTTCCCTTTCCTGCTGCTGTGGGGGATCTTTTTTATCATCTACAAAATCGCGATCAACGCCGAAGTCTCCACCAAAGCCGCGGCGTTCAGCTCGTTCGTCGTCGCGCTGGTGTGGGGAGTCGCCAAGAACAGTTTTGTACAGTACGTTTTTATGAACCACACCTACGCGACAATGTACGGTTCGTTTTCTTCGCTGATCTTTTTCTTCCTGTGGATCTACGTCTCGTGGATTATCGTCATCTACGGGATGAAACTATGTTATCTGATAAACCGCGCCGCCAAACACCGCGCCGCCCGTCACCCCTAACGCCCAAAACGCCTCTTTGCGGACCATCGCCGCGAGGGCAAGAACGACGCTTGCTATCCCCGCCCACATCGGAACGTACACCGTTCGCACATCCCCCCATTCGAACAGTGCGATCAGATAGGGGTCGAACCACGATGCCCAGGGGGTGAGATGAAGCGCCGCTACAAGTGGATAGTAAAGGTTGAAGAGCAGTGCCAGCGGAATCGAGGCGATATGAGCCCAACCGAACTTCCCGAATACCGCAAGGGAAACGGGGAGGAGCACCAGATAGCACCATACGTGTAACGCCAAAAAAATCTGCCACGGCTTCCAGTGTTCATAATGACGCAGAAAGACGAAAATCGACAGTACGCCGAACGCCGAAAACCAGAAGCCGAGGGCGAAAAAGAGCCTCGGCCAAAACGCCAGCAGCAAAATCACCGCGATGAGCAGGGTCTGGAAGGAAACGATCCGTATGCCGCGGTCATACAGCCAGTACCCCACAACGAGCATCCCGAACGCGCGTACCATTGCAGGATTGAACTCCAGCGCCCACAAATAAGCGAACAAAACGGCTGCCACTACCCCAAAAAGATCCCGATGGCCGTGACGGTAGGGAAAATAACGGCTTTGAACCCATCCATAAGGTCGGCGTAGGAGGAAATAAATGATGAGGGTAATGATGCCGTAATGGTAGCCGCTGATCGAGAGGATGTGGCTCAGTCCCATCGCGCCGACGAGCTCCTGAAGTTCCTGCGAAAAGGGGGTTGCCACGAAAAGCGCCCCGTAGAGCTCTTTCATCCATATATCGTCGTGCATGGACGCAATGGCGCGGTACCCTTTTTCTTTGAGGCTTAGCGGCGGATAGACCTCTTCGATCACGGCTTGAGCCCGGAATCCCCGCAGATAATCAAGAAACGAGAGGTGTTTCACCTTCAGTTCCAGCAGCACTTCCCGCCCCCGCAAATCCCGCAGATAAGGGCTCATCGCGCTTCGTACGGCCGCTCCTCCCTCCAGGCGGAACTTGATCGATGTTTTGGGCATATCCCCGATCAGGCGGACTTCCTGATCGATCACCGCGGCACGCACCAGGGGATCGTCGAAACGGGTCAGTTCGCGGTAGCCGTAGTATTCCCATGCAAGAGAGACAAAAGCGATGAGAAAGGCTAATGCGGCAAAAACGAAAGCACCGGAGCGATCGAACAGTTCGACCCGCTCCAGCACCCTCATCGCTAAATCACCGGCATCGAGACGATTTCGTCTCCCTCGACGTTCATCGTCGCGCTCTTCATATCGATGTTTTCATACACAATCTGTGCGGCGCCGAACGTCGGGCGGTCGACGAACCGGGTAAACTTCTTCTGGAACATCAGCTTCACATGCCCCGTCGGCCCGTTACGCTGCTTGCCGATGATGATTTCGGCTTCCTCTTCCTCTTTTTCGACGTACTTGGAGATAAACTCTTTTCCGGCGGCAATCGCCTCTTTTTCCCGCTCTTTTTCCTCTTTGTAGAGGTAGACGTCGTTACGGTAGACGAAAAGAATGATATCGGCATCCTGCTCGATCGATCCCGATTCGCGGATATCGCTGAGCATCGGACGTTTGTCCGCGCGCGATTCGAGGCTCCGGTTGAGCTGTGAAAGGGCGACGATGGGGATCCCCAGTTCCCGCGCCAGCATTTTGAGCCCCCGCGAAATCTCACTCACCTCGAGATGGCGGTCTTTCCCCCCGGTGCCGTTCATGATCTGGAGGTAGTCGATGACGGCCAGTTCAATCTCGGGATGACGGCTTTTGAGCTTGCGAAGTTTGGAACGGAGCTGATGGATGTTGACCGATCCGTGGTCATCGACAAAAAGCTTGGAATGGCGCATCTTCTCCACCGCATCGTTGAGCCGTTTCCACTCCTCGGCGTTCATGTCCCCGACCCTCAACCGCTGCAGCTGGATCGACGTCTGGACACTTAAGAGACGGAGCATCAGCTGTTCGGCGGGCATCTCTAGGGAGAAAAACGCGACTCCGCTCCCTTTGTCGAGGAGGTTTTGAACCATGTTCAGCGCAAACGAGGTGTTGTGCGTTACGGTCATATCTTCGAGTAAAAAGCGGTGATTACCATCAATTACGAACCCATAATAATCATCAATTCGATCTGCTTCGACCTTGATACCCGTATGCTTCACGTCTCTTGTAGTTTTTCTCTTCCTTGCTTTTTTACGTTCAATTTTGACGGGTATTTGGTCTAAATCTCCAGCAATACGTATCCTGTATACTGTTGTTTCATATCCAATAGATTTTATTGCTGCTTTTTTTGGAACCAGTGACGCTCGAAAACCAAGCGTATCGATAAGATACTTTATTTGGCGAGCCAATGCCTCGTCTTTCTGAACTATTTCAAAAACATGGTACCGATCGTCATAATATCCGTCACTGTCAATCAATCCAGCAAGAAGCTCAAGACGATTGTGACGACTGTTGCGAATATACTCATGAGGAATATACTTATTGTCAAGCAGATTCATCTCACGTAGAACCGCCTGAAGAGAAAACTTTTGAGATTGATCACCCCCTCTATGCCCAGAAGTAATCGAATAGGTTGGGCATTTTCCTTCAGAAGCTACTTCCGTTACTTTCAAGCCTAAATTTTGTGCATATCCTTCAAGATACTCGACGATTTCTCTATCTTTAGTTGCAATAGCTACATTGCTTTTAGTCCCATCTCCAAGCCATATACCCAGAAAATAGGGATCTACCGCACAAGACTGTTCATCAAATTCAATCCCTACCTTATACCCTTTGTAATTGTTTTTGAATTTATCAGAACGTGAAATATAATCCCTGAGTGAAATATCAAGAACGTCACCATGTTCATGAGGCCCTTCTTTGCGACTTCGCTTTAAGGACAGAATATGCGATTCGTTGACACGATAATCAATTCCTTTATTCTGTCGAATCCAATACATCATTTCGCGTCCGCGTGCCAGCGAAAGAACTTTTCTTGGTTTTGAATCATCTCCCATTAATAAATCGCCCGTCTTGACTTCTTCGACGTTCTTAAGCGTTCCGTCAAACATAACGACTTTAGTCCCTTTCCCTAGACATTTCCCCATCGCCGGACGCGCCGCGATGATGACCAGATCCCCTTTTCCAAATCCCGTTGTCATTTTGTTCAGTTCCGCATACCCCGTATCGACGCCGACAAGTACAGCGTCACCGCGCGCTTTCATCTCCTCGATGTAACGCATCGTCTCATCCGTCACCGTCGGAGCGTCCTTGAAATCGGTCGCCTGCGAGCTTTGGGTGATTTCGTAGAGCTTTTTCTCGACGAGATCGACGACGTCGGTTCCACCGAGCTCCTCTTCGAGGGTCACGCGCTTGATTTCGGTAGTCAGCGTCAGGAGGTGGCGCTTGATCGCCTTGTCCTTGATCTCCTGGACGTAGGCTTTGGTGTTGGCGATCGGGTTGGCGGTAAGGATCTCGACCATCACCCGCTCGTCAAACTGCCCCTTCGCGTTCAGCTCCTTCTTGATAAACTCTTCATCGATGGGAAGATCGCGATGGGAGAGGGAGAGCATGGAGCGGTAAATCTCCTGGTGTGCCGCGAGATAAAAATCTTCGGGGCTCAGCACCGCTTCGAATTCATCAAACTGCGAAGGGTCGAAAATGATCGAACTGAGGATCGAGCGCTCGAACGCCAGGTTGTACAGGGATTCTTCCATATTACTCTTCCTCTTTCGCCATTTTCTCAACTTCTTCCACAAAACGCTCGACCAGCTTGTCCTCTTCGAGGCGGGCGACCACCTCCCCCTTGACCATCACAAGCCCCGAGCCTTTGCCGTAAGCAATCGCCACGTCGGCGTGCTTGGCTTCGCCGATCGCGTTGACGACGCATCCCATCACCGAGAGGTCGAGCGGCTTTTTGATATGCTTAACCCGCTCTTCGATCACGCTGACCGCACTCACCAGATCGGCTTCGATTCGGCCGCAGGTGGGGCAGGAGATGATGTTGGGGCCCTCTTTGGCGACGCCACTGTCTTTGAGAATCGCGCGGCCTACGCGAATCTCCTCTTCGAGTTCCCCCGTGATGGAGACGCGCATCGTATCGCCGATCCCCTCCAGCAACAGCGTCCCCAGCCCAATCGCGCTTTTGATCGTCGCGTGAAAGGCGGTCCCCGCTTCGGTCACTCCCAGATGGAAAGGGTAGTTGTTTTTGGGCCGAAGCAGCCGGTAGGCTTCGACGGTGCGCTGGACGTCGCTGGCTTTGAGAGAGACTTTGATGTCGGTAAAACCGAGATCTTCGAGAAATTTGATGTTGTATTCGGCCGAAGCGACCATCCCCTCCGGCGTCGCCCCGTAGCGCTGCTCGAACTCTTTTTCCAGACTCCCCGCATTGACCCCGATCCGGATCGGGATATTCCGTTCCCGGCACGCTTTGACCACTTCCCGGACCCGGTTTTTCTCCCCGATGTTTCCGGGATTGATCCGGATGCAGTCGACGCTTTCGGCGGCGATGAGGGCAAGTTTATAATTGAAATGGATATCAGCGACGAGGGGTAGCGATATCTGCTCTTTAATCGCTTTGAGCGCCAGGGCGTCCTCTTCGTCGGGGACGGCGACGCGGACGATATCGCATCCGGCGAAATGCAGACGATTGATCTGCTCCACCGTCGCGGCGACGTCCGCGGTGCGCGAATAGGTCATCGACTGCACCGATATCGGCGCATCCCCGCCGATCGCGACGTTTCCGACAAAAATCTGTTTGGTAGGATAGCGTGTAATCATGGGGCGATTATACCATGAATTACGTGAACTCGACGGGGTCCATATCGATCTCGCACAGAGGCGATTTGACGTATCTGAGCGCACGGATGAGTTCGGTGCTTTTGTCGCTGCGCAGCAAAATCTGAAAACGGTATTTATTGCCGATCTTCTCGATTGCGGAGGCACCATGCCCGATTACCTCGACCGTTTTAATCCCCTCGAGGACTCCAAGCGCCTTCTCCATCTGCGTTTTCGCTTTAAGAGCGTTTTTGTCGGCGTAGAGCAACCGGGCCAGTTTTTTCGTCGGCGGATAGCGCCCTTCGCGCATTCTCAGCTCCTCTTGCAAAAACACTTCGTAATCGTCGAGGTAACGGCGGAAAAAATGTTCGTTGAGACTCTGGACGTAAACCGTCGCTTCCCCTTTGCGGCCGCTGCGTCCGGCGATCTGTATCAGCAGCGAGAGGGCCCTCTCCCGTGCTCGGTAATCCGCCTGGGCCAGGAGGTTGTCGATCCCCATCACCACGGCGAGGGCGATATCGTGGTAATCGTGCCCCTTCGAGAGCATCTGGGTTCCCACCAGCAGGTCGATTTCGCGGTTGTTGAACGCTTTGAGGGTCTTGACCAGTTTGTTCTGGGTCGTAATTTTGTCCCGGTCAAACTGCGCGACGCGCAGACCCTCTTCCAGCGCTTCGAAATGTTCGACCGCCTCGGCGGTCCCAAGGCGCGAGGTTTCGAGGCTGCCGCTTTGACATTTGGGGCATACCGATGGGATCACCTCGGTGTATCCGCAGTAATGGCATTTGAGGGCGCGGGCGTTTTTGTGCAGGCTCATTCCGACGGTGCAGAACGGGCACTCGACCCTATAGCCGCACGTGCCGCAGACAAGGTATTTGAAATTGGCGCGCGTCGGGATAAAAACGATCCCCTGGTGCCCCGCGCGGTAGTTTTCCCGTACCGCCGCATCGATTGCCGGGCTCAGGGCCTCGATGGAAGGTTCGAACACGAACCGCCGCTGCGAGCCGAAATATCCCCCCCGCAGACGGAATGCCGGAAATTTCGCATAACTTGACAAACTCGGGGTGGCACTTCCCAGCACGACCGGGATCGAGAGCTCTTTAGCGATGTAAACGGCCATATCGCGGGCATTGTAACGGGGGCGCGAAGAGGATTTGTAGCTCTCGTCGTGCTCTTCGTCCACGACGATCAGCCCGAGGTCCGGAATCGGGAGAAAAAGGGCCGATCTGGGCCCCGCGACGATCCGGGCAGAGCCGTTGTCGATTTTTGCCAGCGCCTCTTTTTTCTGTTTGGGGGTCATTTTCGAATGCCACAAAACCACACTTTCGCCAAAATGGTTCCGAAAACGCTTTTCCATCTGGGGGGTGAGGGAGATTTCGGGCAAAAGCAGCAGACACCGTTTCCCCAGCGCCAGCACTTCGTCCATCCGCTTCATGTAGATCTCGCTTTTGCCCGCACCCGTATCCCCGAACAGCAGCGATACGCTATGCTTCCGGATAAACGCGAGCGCTTCCTCCTGCTTGGGCGAAAGGGTGATCGTCACCGCGCAATGCGGCTCCTCACCGCTTAGATTCTCTGTGATGTTTCGGGAGGCATAGGGGACAAACAGGTTGAGCGCTTCACCCAGCGAACAG harbors:
- a CDS encoding primosomal protein N', coding for MHFYRIALLGSPLEPLTYSHDAPLEKGDVVGATLSGRAMEGTVVEAVDRPAFETLGITAVASGCYAEHQMRTAAFMAEYYGCSLGEALNLFVPYASRNITENLSGEEPHCAVTITLSPKQEEALAFIRKHSVSLLFGDTGAGKSEIYMKRMDEVLALGKRCLLLLPEISLTPQMEKRFRNHFGESVVLWHSKMTPKQKKEALAKIDNGSARIVAGPRSALFLPIPDLGLIVVDEEHDESYKSSSRPRYNARDMAVYIAKELSIPVVLGSATPSLSSYAKFPAFRLRGGYFGSQRRFVFEPSIEALSPAIDAAVRENYRAGHQGIVFIPTRANFKYLVCGTCGYRVECPFCTVGMSLHKNARALKCHYCGYTEVIPSVCPKCQSGSLETSRLGTAEAVEHFEALEEGLRVAQFDRDKITTQNKLVKTLKAFNNREIDLLVGTQMLSKGHDYHDIALAVVMGIDNLLAQADYRARERALSLLIQIAGRSGRKGEATVYVQSLNEHFFRRYLDDYEVFLQEELRMREGRYPPTKKLARLLYADKNALKAKTQMEKALGVLEGIKTVEVIGHGASAIEKIGNKYRFQILLRSDKSTELIRALRYVKSPLCEIDMDPVEFT
- the dnaB gene encoding replicative DNA helicase, whose protein sequence is MEESLYNLAFERSILSSIIFDPSQFDEFEAVLSPEDFYLAAHQEIYRSMLSLSHRDLPIDEEFIKKELNAKGQFDERVMVEILTANPIANTKAYVQEIKDKAIKRHLLTLTTEIKRVTLEEELGGTDVVDLVEKKLYEITQSSQATDFKDAPTVTDETMRYIEEMKARGDAVLVGVDTGYAELNKMTTGFGKGDLVIIAARPAMGKCLGKGTKVVMFDGTLKNVEEVKTGDLLMGDDSKPRKVLSLARGREMMYWIRQNKGIDYRVNESHILSLKRSRKEGPHEHGDVLDISLRDYISRSDKFKNNYKGYKVGIEFDEQSCAVDPYFLGIWLGDGTKSNVAIATKDREIVEYLEGYAQNLGLKVTEVASEGKCPTYSITSGHRGGDQSQKFSLQAVLREMNLLDNKYIPHEYIRNSRHNRLELLAGLIDSDGYYDDRYHVFEIVQKDEALARQIKYLIDTLGFRASLVPKKAAIKSIGYETTVYRIRIAGDLDQIPVKIERKKARKRKTTRDVKHTGIKVEADRIDDYYGFVIDGNHRFLLEDMTVTHNTSFALNMVQNLLDKGSGVAFFSLEMPAEQLMLRLLSVQTSIQLQRLRVGDMNAEEWKRLNDAVEKMRHSKLFVDDHGSVNIHQLRSKLRKLKSRHPEIELAVIDYLQIMNGTGGKDRHLEVSEISRGLKMLARELGIPIVALSQLNRSLESRADKRPMLSDIRESGSIEQDADIILFVYRNDVYLYKEEKEREKEAIAAGKEFISKYVEKEEEEAEIIIGKQRNGPTGHVKLMFQKKFTRFVDRPTFGAAQIVYENIDMKSATMNVEGDEIVSMPVI
- a CDS encoding YihY family inner membrane protein; translation: MDYRTAWRRTRLFFLMLFDRDITVYASSLSFYTIFTVVPLLIISLSLIANVPVFEEQYAKIQIFIFENIMPVHTAAIAGYLESFFQNSVQLGIIGFTTMVVSSMLFFQNFENIAEKIFKAPPRRFWDALTTYWTLITLTPIVLITSMSLRSYIQTSFGGEWIATVLSVFPFLLLWGIFFIIYKIAINAEVSTKAAAFSSFVVALVWGVAKNSFVQYVFMNHTYATMYGSFSSLIFFFLWIYVSWIIVIYGMKLCYLINRAAKHRAARHP
- the ispG gene encoding flavodoxin-dependent (E)-4-hydroxy-3-methylbut-2-enyl-diphosphate synthase, producing MITRYPTKQIFVGNVAIGGDAPISVQSMTYSRTADVAATVEQINRLHFAGCDIVRVAVPDEEDALALKAIKEQISLPLVADIHFNYKLALIAAESVDCIRINPGNIGEKNRVREVVKACRERNIPIRIGVNAGSLEKEFEQRYGATPEGMVASAEYNIKFLEDLGFTDIKVSLKASDVQRTVEAYRLLRPKNNYPFHLGVTEAGTAFHATIKSAIGLGTLLLEGIGDTMRVSITGELEEEIRVGRAILKDSGVAKEGPNIISCPTCGRIEADLVSAVSVIEERVKHIKKPLDLSVMGCVVNAIGEAKHADVAIAYGKGSGLVMVKGEVVARLEEDKLVERFVEEVEKMAKEEE
- a CDS encoding plasminogen-binding N-terminal domain-containing protein is translated as MRIWFISLVTFGALGASPISTPLLDVQNDRAAVMGKELRPGMSGFIVRHLDASHSTIIANALVEETNPSNGRALLRLSEYDGIHQDSLPGGNWQPKADDAAVLGYDYSRAMLIAPNDDTYDAITKSMSGVEWVHPDIFTAYLSREGHPTPTTEDFHRYCTSNSIGLLYIQSAETLFTLDCKSFTYLQSAPSRSVSEKSVVPFYTRVPTIRAAWFGEGSSRMESYEPHYLEAIVLNNSKNRELYELFKAKFSDKSALLRHFDLKE
- a CDS encoding NUDIX domain-containing protein gives rise to the protein MIQEITVLPCEKSDYVRPKRLSYRQDGILKTWDMVEVHDSVAILLFHAEHDSLIVVRQFRPPVYLKNGEGYTYELCAGIVDKDKPLRKIAHEEVLEECGYDVPLERIERVTSFYTAVGFAGSVQTLYYAVVDDSMKVSDGGGIDVEAIEVVEIPRCEAKHFAMDETKAKTPGLMFGFSWFLEKFEVLKKH
- a CDS encoding ComEC/Rec2 family competence protein, with the protein product MRVLERVELFDRSGAFVFAALAFLIAFVSLAWEYYGYRELTRFDDPLVRAAVIDQEVRLIGDMPKTSIKFRLEGGAAVRSAMSPYLRDLRGREVLLELKVKHLSFLDYLRGFRAQAVIEEVYPPLSLKEKGYRAIASMHDDIWMKELYGALFVATPFSQELQELVGAMGLSHILSISGYHYGIITLIIYFLLRRPYGWVQSRYFPYRHGHRDLFGVVAAVLFAYLWALEFNPAMVRAFGMLVVGYWLYDRGIRIVSFQTLLIAVILLLAFWPRLFFALGFWFSAFGVLSIFVFLRHYEHWKPWQIFLALHVWCYLVLLPVSLAVFGKFGWAHIASIPLALLFNLYYPLVAALHLTPWASWFDPYLIALFEWGDVRTVYVPMWAGIASVVLALAAMVRKEAFWALGVTGGAVFGGAVYQIT
- a CDS encoding FAD-linked oxidase C-terminal domain-containing protein — its product is MLSPSAIEFFTHLLGKENVYSDKAHLIAYSYDATRERFEPDAVLFPRHEQDVSDILKYCNKHRIVIVPRGAGSGFTGGALPAHGGIVLAFEKHMNKILEIDMQNMVAVVQPGVINKELQRAVEEVGLFYPPDPASQEYSTIGGNVNENAGGMRAAKYGITKDYVMAIRAVLPNGDVIKAGKRTIKDVAGYNIAGILIASEGTLAVTTEVTLKLLSKPKMTKTAMGIFPTVKDAMEAVYKTMASGVTPVAMEFLDNLTIRAVEQVYSKGLPVEAGAILVTDVDGNLEEDLDFQLGVIERVFRENGCSDFRIAQNQQEASDLWFARRNASQSLSVYGSKKLNEDVTVPRSALPELLEKFYAIADKYGIKIPCFGHTGDGNVHTNVMVDGKDPEQVKIGYKAIEEVFQATVDLGGTLSGEHGIGLAKAPYMHMAFTSEEMALFQSIKRAFDPNNILNPAKMGLE
- a CDS encoding peptidoglycan DD-metalloendopeptidase family protein, which gives rise to MGRFFALLLLPMLLFGAVVKPFKWKDGESFLSFLERKKLPLSVYYNMDKEDQKLTEDIPYNANCQLLVDRKNIIRQILIPVNDELQLQIYYVPKKGYKMKVIPIISEEFKETLYLPLQTIPYDDILKTTGSKNLASVFVKMFKGRVDFRKGIKKGDPIVMVYTQKYRLGKPFSMPEVHGAMIEVGGKRYAVYRHTDGRYYDEKGAQYEKFIFKLPMRNPRITSRFTKSRFHPVLKRYRAHLGVDFGARPGTPILSTGDGRVSFAGYSRGYGKTIKIRHSNGLTSLYAHQKSFKSGIKSGSKVKQGQIIGYVGSTGLSSGPHLHFGMYRGSTPIDPLTVMKKKTEGFSGKEAKAFKAIRNKMDREFKAALTKKPVRKPYFDFHETYYVDTETLKPKPF